A region from the Planctomycetia bacterium genome encodes:
- a CDS encoding sugar ABC transporter ATP-binding protein, whose protein sequence is MPDLSQPLLQAEHISKAYPGVQALLDVSLHVHPGELVAIVGENGAGKSTLMKIIAGIERPDAGELNWQGSPLALHGVQSAEAKGIVLIHQELNLAHNLDLASSIFLGREQTWGGPLRLLKRDIYPKAEKLLQMVGLKQSPYTRVGELSVGQQQLVEIARALALDSRLLIMDEPTSSLTEQETQTLYQVIAQLKSQGVAILYISHRLKEIETLADRAVVLRDGRWSGELKRESIQADNLIKLMVGRDIRRHTSTGETTRRNDPVLVTKDVCWDGNHAGVSLKVHGGEIVGLAGLVGAGRTEFAEVLFGIRPLHHGSITLKGSHFTPRSPRYAIDHGLFLVPEDRRLQGLMLNDSVRNNISLATLDLRQKFSLIHFQSEREQCTKLIGQLHVRTPSPMQLVGLLSGGNQQKVVLAKGLVRTPEVLILDEPTRGVDVGAKEEIYSIMKELARQGVAILMISSDLEEVLGISDRVVVLHQGQVAGMLDREEMNEESVMQLATGRRQTVRMAS, encoded by the coding sequence ATGCCCGACCTCTCCCAACCATTGCTGCAGGCTGAGCATATCAGCAAAGCCTACCCCGGCGTGCAGGCCTTGCTCGATGTTTCACTGCACGTTCATCCCGGCGAATTAGTCGCCATTGTCGGCGAGAATGGTGCTGGCAAATCCACGTTGATGAAGATTATCGCAGGCATCGAACGGCCCGATGCAGGCGAACTGAACTGGCAGGGCTCACCACTGGCACTTCATGGCGTACAGTCAGCAGAAGCAAAAGGCATCGTACTCATCCATCAGGAACTGAATCTGGCTCACAATCTCGACCTGGCATCCAGCATCTTTCTCGGCAGGGAACAAACCTGGGGCGGCCCGCTGCGACTTCTGAAACGGGATATTTATCCCAAAGCTGAAAAACTGCTGCAGATGGTAGGGCTGAAACAATCGCCTTACACCAGGGTTGGCGAGCTGTCCGTTGGGCAGCAGCAACTGGTAGAAATCGCACGGGCCCTTGCACTCGATTCCCGGCTGCTCATCATGGATGAGCCGACCAGCAGTTTGACAGAACAAGAAACACAAACGCTATACCAGGTTATCGCACAACTGAAATCGCAGGGTGTTGCTATCCTTTACATCTCCCATCGGCTCAAGGAAATTGAAACGCTGGCAGACCGTGCTGTCGTTTTGCGTGATGGCAGATGGTCGGGAGAATTGAAGCGCGAAAGCATACAGGCTGACAATCTTATCAAACTGATGGTTGGAAGGGATATTCGCAGACATACATCGACTGGCGAAACTACACGACGCAATGATCCAGTACTGGTTACGAAAGACGTTTGCTGGGATGGTAATCATGCTGGCGTATCTCTGAAGGTACATGGTGGCGAGATTGTAGGTTTAGCCGGGCTGGTGGGTGCAGGACGCACAGAATTTGCCGAGGTACTATTTGGCATCAGACCACTACATCACGGCTCCATCACCTTGAAAGGCAGCCACTTTACACCTCGTTCTCCCCGTTATGCCATCGATCATGGGCTTTTTCTGGTGCCGGAGGATCGTCGTTTGCAGGGGCTTATGCTGAATGATTCTGTTCGCAACAATATCAGCCTGGCTACCCTCGATTTACGACAGAAGTTCAGCCTGATTCATTTTCAGTCAGAACGGGAGCAGTGTACGAAGTTGATTGGGCAACTGCATGTCCGTACGCCGTCGCCTATGCAGTTGGTGGGGTTACTCAGCGGAGGCAATCAGCAGAAAGTGGTGCTGGCCAAGGGGCTGGTTCGCACCCCGGAAGTATTGATCCTGGATGAGCCTACACGGGGCGTGGATGTAGGTGCCAAAGAAGAAATCTATAGCATCATGAAGGAACTGGCCCGACAGGGTGTAGCGATTTTGATGATTTCCAGTGATCTTGAAGAAGTATTGGGCATCAGTGATCGCGTGGTGGTGCTGCATCAGGGGCAGGTGGCAGGCATGCTGGATCGTGAGGAAATGAACGAAGAATCCGTCATGCAACTGGCGACAGGAAGACGGCAAACCGTCAGGATGGCATCATGA
- a CDS encoding ABC transporter permease has translation MKKLIGLAAFLFVLYAALMFSDPTARSLANHINLAKRIGLFGILCLGVTPLIISGGIDLSIGAVVGFCATMLAILVNDKGWNQHVAVATVLSWGLVIGFINGLLVTRLRLQPFVVTLCGLFIYRGLARWIANDGIKGLGGKLSFYSDWFRNGDWLGVPKFFVIFLVLAAIMAVFLHFSVYGRYWQAIGANEKTALYSGIRVNWYKILAYMICSLFAAIFSVLYLTEYNSAIPSSTGNFFELYAIAGAVLGGVSLRGGEGNVLGVIIGAMILWILPNYARMAGIADSLQDFVIGSALLLGAIVDELLRRRMAR, from the coding sequence ATGAAAAAACTGATCGGGTTGGCTGCCTTCCTGTTCGTGCTGTATGCAGCGCTCATGTTCTCTGATCCGACTGCCCGCAGCCTGGCGAATCACATCAACCTGGCGAAACGCATCGGGCTTTTCGGCATACTCTGCCTGGGCGTTACTCCGCTCATCATCAGTGGCGGAATTGATCTATCAATCGGTGCTGTAGTTGGGTTCTGTGCCACCATGCTGGCCATTCTGGTGAATGACAAAGGCTGGAATCAACACGTAGCTGTAGCGACGGTTCTCAGCTGGGGACTTGTGATTGGATTTATCAACGGACTGTTGGTAACAAGATTGCGCCTGCAACCGTTTGTGGTGACGCTCTGTGGGCTATTCATTTATCGCGGACTGGCACGATGGATTGCTAACGATGGCATCAAAGGGCTTGGGGGAAAACTCAGCTTTTATTCCGACTGGTTTCGCAATGGCGACTGGCTGGGGGTGCCGAAATTTTTTGTCATCTTCCTGGTGCTGGCAGCGATCATGGCAGTGTTTCTGCATTTCAGCGTTTATGGAAGATATTGGCAGGCAATTGGCGCCAACGAAAAAACAGCGCTCTACAGCGGCATCCGTGTGAACTGGTACAAGATTCTGGCGTACATGATCTGCTCGCTATTTGCAGCTATTTTCAGCGTGCTCTATCTCACCGAGTATAATTCAGCCATTCCGTCATCTACTGGTAATTTCTTCGAACTTTATGCCATTGCCGGTGCTGTATTAGGTGGTGTGAGTCTGCGGGGTGGCGAAGGAAATGTTCTGGGAGTCATCATCGGAGCCATGATTCTCTGGATATTACCCAATTATGCACGTATGGCAGGCATTGCTGATTCACTGCAGGATTTCGTGATTGGCAGCGCGCTGCTGCTGGGTGCCATTGTCGATGAACTACTCCGTCGGCGGATGGCTCGCTGA
- a CDS encoding metallophosphoesterase, translating into MAEFIQQYYFFVFVVCCLGHALIWVRAINWMHGIRSQALWTDLVRLVLHVILSGIPLWWFLVNGFQAPDAFWESWPVPLNWLFTGYLWLIGLLGMILFPLVWITYLLRKEPVAHRFIKRDTFDVAQALGRKPAGTGRRAWKTHLPGNEIFHVDLVERELVIPRLPATWDGIRLLHISDLHFCGRPGRGYFERVFHYCAKRPFDLLILTGDLIDHKDFYHWLQLLQMLQPRLGKLAIRGNHDALYDADKVNALLNEMGFITLGGKCETISLGDERILIAGNEAPWLDPIPDVPDRDQNNLFRLALIHSPDQYAWTVQNKFDLVLAGHNHGGQIRVPGFGSIFVPSKTGRQYDCGVFQQNETVMHVSRGLSGGHPVRYFCKPEVTWLTLKKEQFSASHPPTE; encoded by the coding sequence GTGGCTGAATTTATCCAGCAATATTACTTCTTCGTTTTTGTTGTCTGCTGCCTGGGGCATGCCTTGATCTGGGTGCGGGCGATCAACTGGATGCATGGTATTCGCTCGCAGGCACTCTGGACCGATCTCGTTCGTCTGGTGCTGCATGTCATATTGAGCGGCATTCCTCTCTGGTGGTTTCTGGTCAATGGATTCCAGGCGCCGGATGCATTTTGGGAAAGCTGGCCCGTGCCACTGAACTGGCTTTTCACCGGATATCTCTGGTTGATTGGTTTGCTGGGTATGATTTTGTTTCCACTGGTGTGGATTACCTATCTGCTAAGAAAAGAACCGGTAGCACACCGGTTTATCAAACGAGATACCTTTGATGTCGCGCAGGCTTTGGGTCGAAAACCGGCTGGAACTGGCAGAAGAGCCTGGAAAACGCACCTTCCAGGCAATGAAATCTTCCATGTCGATCTGGTTGAACGTGAACTGGTTATTCCGCGGTTGCCTGCTACTTGGGATGGCATCCGGTTGCTTCACATCAGCGATCTCCATTTCTGCGGCAGACCAGGGCGAGGCTACTTCGAACGTGTGTTTCACTACTGCGCAAAAAGGCCATTCGATCTCCTGATCCTCACCGGTGATCTCATTGACCATAAGGATTTTTATCACTGGCTCCAATTATTACAGATGTTGCAGCCTCGACTCGGCAAACTCGCTATTCGGGGCAATCATGATGCCTTATACGATGCCGACAAAGTGAATGCACTGCTGAATGAAATGGGATTCATTACTTTGGGTGGAAAATGTGAAACCATTTCGTTGGGTGATGAACGCATTCTTATAGCAGGCAATGAAGCCCCTTGGCTTGACCCCATCCCCGATGTTCCAGATCGTGACCAGAATAATCTCTTTCGTCTGGCCCTGATTCATTCTCCCGATCAGTATGCCTGGACGGTGCAGAATAAGTTTGATCTGGTCTTAGCTGGTCACAACCACGGCGGACAGATTCGTGTACCTGGCTTCGGCTCCATCTTTGTTCCGAGTAAGACCGGCAGACAGTACGATTGCGGAGTGTTTCAACAGAACGAGACCGTAATGCATGTCAGCCGGGGGCTGAGCGGCGGCCATCCGGTGCGATATTTCTGCAAGCCGGAAGTTACCTGGCTGACACTGAAAAAAGAACAGTTCTCAGCGAGCCATCCGCCGACGGAGTAG
- a CDS encoding DUF1571 domain-containing protein gives MRIIFWNRCALSVPLLFLMLTGTALLQSADPVQVEPAQAAKLREILSNAQQSMEKLEDYRVRLRRREVVAGRQCQEDVVMLTVRHKPFAVHIKCLPGGENEGREILYVPELYHEMLKVLTGKGDVLSGIRMDVSMKSDMATANSRRGLNEAGFANVIQRFGLAVDKYLAGQPRCSTFETLGLQTRAESRAPMEVVIQKIPAGEEALLPHGGIRYWHFSADADLPERHLPTLIITFDDKGQEVEYYSHDRVLPHITLDQKDFHADHLWSR, from the coding sequence ATGCGGATTATTTTCTGGAATCGTTGCGCGCTGAGCGTACCCTTATTGTTTCTCATGCTGACTGGTACTGCTCTGCTGCAGTCGGCTGATCCTGTTCAAGTGGAACCAGCCCAGGCTGCCAAGTTGCGTGAAATTCTCAGCAATGCCCAGCAATCCATGGAAAAACTCGAAGACTATCGAGTCCGTTTGCGGCGCCGAGAAGTGGTGGCTGGCAGGCAATGTCAGGAAGATGTTGTCATGCTGACCGTTCGGCACAAGCCTTTTGCAGTACACATTAAATGCTTGCCGGGCGGAGAAAATGAAGGCCGGGAAATTCTCTATGTGCCTGAACTTTATCATGAAATGCTTAAGGTGTTGACTGGCAAGGGTGATGTACTTTCCGGTATCCGCATGGATGTTTCCATGAAATCGGACATGGCGACTGCTAACAGCCGGCGTGGATTAAATGAGGCAGGCTTTGCCAATGTCATCCAACGATTTGGGCTGGCCGTTGATAAATATCTTGCAGGCCAGCCCCGCTGTTCGACCTTCGAGACATTGGGTTTGCAGACTCGTGCAGAATCACGAGCGCCCATGGAAGTGGTCATCCAGAAGATACCCGCTGGCGAAGAAGCACTTCTGCCTCATGGGGGAATTCGTTACTGGCACTTCAGTGCCGATGCCGATTTGCCGGAGCGACATCTGCCTACCTTAATTATTACTTTTGATGATAAGGGTCAGGAAGTGGAATACTATTCCCATGATCGAGTGTTGCCTCACATAACGCTCGATCAGAAAGATTTTCATGCTGACCATTTATGGTCGCGATGA
- a CDS encoding exo-alpha-sialidase, whose protein sequence is MLVNVLLLLFHQAAPLPSTFAGIPLIDLDRDTSKQIVVDREEKQYLGHPTTVLLEDGKTILTVYPKGHGKGAIVYKRSSDGGKTWTERLPVPENWSTSLETPSIHRVVDAQGKKRLIVFSGLYPARLAVSEDDGQSWSPLKPVGDWGGIVVMGSVVELKTPGHYLAFFHDDGRYMTKNPGPTGTMTLYQSRSVDGGLTWSEPEKLYAASHIHLCEPGVIRSPDGKQLAMLLRENRRSRESHIMFSEDEGKSWTHPRELPRSLTGDRHTAKYAPDGRLVISFRDTAKESPTQGDWIAWVGTYSDLVHGKPGQYRVRLKDNHHKWDCAYPGVEVLPDGTFVTTTYGHWEAGQSPYILAVRFKLQELDALVK, encoded by the coding sequence ATGCTGGTAAATGTTCTGTTGTTGCTTTTCCATCAAGCCGCTCCACTGCCCTCAACGTTTGCTGGCATACCACTGATTGACTTGGATCGCGACACGAGCAAACAGATTGTCGTGGATCGCGAAGAGAAGCAGTACCTGGGGCATCCGACAACCGTATTGCTGGAAGATGGCAAAACCATCCTGACCGTTTATCCCAAAGGGCATGGCAAAGGCGCTATCGTTTACAAACGCAGTTCTGATGGCGGAAAAACCTGGACCGAGCGACTGCCTGTTCCCGAAAACTGGTCGACCTCTCTGGAAACGCCCAGCATACATCGTGTGGTGGATGCACAAGGCAAAAAACGCTTGATCGTCTTTTCAGGCCTGTACCCAGCCCGCCTGGCTGTCTCAGAAGATGATGGGCAAAGCTGGTCACCACTGAAACCCGTAGGCGATTGGGGTGGCATCGTCGTGATGGGCAGCGTGGTTGAACTGAAAACACCGGGCCACTACCTGGCGTTCTTTCATGATGATGGCAGGTACATGACGAAGAATCCAGGCCCCACGGGCACCATGACGCTGTACCAGAGCCGTTCAGTGGATGGCGGCCTCACCTGGTCTGAACCGGAAAAACTTTATGCTGCCAGCCACATTCACCTGTGCGAGCCTGGTGTGATACGGTCTCCCGATGGCAAGCAATTAGCCATGTTGCTGCGCGAGAATCGCCGATCCAGAGAATCGCACATCATGTTCAGCGAAGATGAGGGCAAAAGCTGGACTCATCCTCGTGAATTGCCACGCTCCTTGACTGGGGATCGTCATACGGCAAAGTATGCACCCGATGGCAGGTTGGTGATATCCTTCCGTGACACTGCCAAGGAATCTCCAACGCAAGGCGACTGGATTGCCTGGGTGGGTACCTATTCTGATCTGGTGCATGGCAAACCGGGGCAATATCGTGTTCGATTAAAAGATAATCATCACAAGTGGGATTGTGCTTACCCAGGTGTTGAGGTGTTGCCTGATGGGACTTTTGTGACAACAACGTATGGTCACTGGGAAGCAGGGCAATCTCCTTACATTCTCGCAGTCCGGTTCAAACTGCAGGAACTGGATGCTCTGGTGAAATAA
- a CDS encoding VWA domain-containing protein, producing the protein MRLRWIVATLLSLILIVLASYVAATGWYALQFGWAKPWWLLLLGLLPFLAVYAWTPLTNLGSFRRILVLFLRLGLLTCLILALAELSTVHEEEGMTLMVVVDRSYSIPQEVGPNTVRDARWDRLVDNLKNATRNREKAQDRVGVISFATRPKFEYPASDITELNIRDVGTGLDRNNTDLGSAIRMALASFPEGTARRILLFSDGNENRGDAEAEARTARLNGVPIDVVPLKYHYEDEILVDRIDVPSESRPGQDIPLRVVARNYAGKPVPGRLRIVRTMGENTDQAEQRYTLDPGLNVLSVKWPARFGQGAGLINYRATFIPDKLPNDRQDNNESWAPVMLTASGRRILMVVQDKSSRAHEPLMQALTRVPGPKGERVIDVWNADMLPADDDQGRLTLSNYDSIVLFNIPSEAVPRAQQEAIRKTVRDQGTGLVVIGGPSSFGAGGWQNEPLEEAMPVDSALRSRKIQAKGGLALIMHASEMNEGNFWQKEIAKLAISKLSPIDEVGILYYTYGLAGGGNNGHIWHVPLQEVGDDKNRGNILSALGSMQPGDMPQFDPSMKMAYDSLTEEKRGIATKHVILISDGDHGLLTDMKLLDKYNAAKVTMTTIGITTHGPAAQAALAKLSAATKGRHYAVDDPRKLPSIYVKETRILNQSYLYEKGFVPRLTSELGDPFREWAKSFPTLFGFVRTSRKDSNLVQVLMQAPLAGEEENPIYAQWQYGLGRSVAFTSDAMGSNNSWARDWVQNQQTLFGDFWTRVVDWSMRNLDDSGISLQSRYENGKMRVTVIDNRDREARAAKPLGTIKATIGSSGNSEAREITLEPVSAGVYEGSVETTQAGNYSVAASMVQPDKEGPGGMRSVIVGRGALAVPYSPEFATVEDNAGLLERLASITGGRVLDENTFSQANLFLHEGSMARRLQPIWHWLLFATACMLVLDAAMRRIAIDPALVAQRTKKMMQEMRGPKELAETSQEYLGRLKKGKAAAGVAVSEPVIVKETAARKFEASTDFKPTEETTKPSAASAPKPSASPTAAEDDFAARLMKAKQKARKEMDEQKEG; encoded by the coding sequence ATGCGGTTACGATGGATCGTAGCAACACTGCTGAGCCTGATCCTGATAGTGCTGGCCAGTTATGTGGCAGCAACGGGCTGGTACGCATTGCAGTTTGGCTGGGCCAAACCCTGGTGGCTACTGCTGCTTGGCCTGTTGCCTTTCCTTGCAGTTTATGCCTGGACACCTTTAACCAATCTCGGATCTTTCCGTCGCATACTCGTGTTGTTCCTGCGACTGGGTTTGCTGACATGCCTGATCCTTGCTCTGGCGGAACTCTCCACGGTGCATGAAGAAGAAGGCATGACGCTGATGGTCGTGGTGGACAGGTCGTACAGCATACCACAGGAGGTTGGCCCCAACACGGTTCGAGATGCCCGATGGGACCGGCTGGTAGATAACCTGAAGAATGCAACGCGAAATCGTGAGAAAGCACAAGATCGTGTCGGAGTGATCAGCTTTGCTACTCGCCCCAAGTTTGAATACCCCGCCAGTGATATCACCGAGCTGAACATTCGCGATGTAGGTACCGGCCTGGATCGTAACAATACTGATCTTGGCTCCGCCATTCGCATGGCTTTGGCATCGTTCCCGGAAGGCACCGCTCGACGCATTCTGCTGTTTTCCGATGGCAATGAGAACCGTGGCGATGCGGAAGCGGAAGCACGCACCGCCCGGCTCAACGGGGTGCCTATTGATGTGGTGCCACTGAAATACCACTATGAAGATGAGATTCTGGTGGATCGCATTGATGTTCCGAGTGAATCCCGACCGGGGCAGGATATTCCGCTGCGGGTAGTCGCACGCAACTATGCAGGCAAACCCGTGCCGGGAAGGCTGCGTATCGTTCGCACCATGGGAGAGAATACCGATCAGGCAGAACAGCGGTACACTCTTGATCCCGGATTGAATGTACTGTCAGTCAAATGGCCTGCGCGCTTTGGTCAAGGTGCAGGGTTGATTAACTATCGTGCCACGTTTATTCCTGACAAATTACCCAACGACAGGCAGGACAATAATGAAAGCTGGGCTCCGGTGATGCTGACTGCATCGGGCCGGCGCATCTTAATGGTAGTGCAGGATAAGTCATCAAGAGCCCATGAACCACTGATGCAGGCACTGACCAGGGTGCCCGGCCCCAAAGGTGAACGTGTCATCGATGTCTGGAACGCTGACATGTTGCCTGCAGATGATGACCAGGGCCGATTAACGCTATCCAATTATGATTCCATTGTTCTTTTCAACATTCCCTCGGAAGCGGTGCCGCGAGCTCAACAAGAAGCAATTCGCAAAACGGTGAGGGATCAAGGTACCGGGTTGGTCGTGATCGGTGGCCCATCCAGTTTTGGAGCTGGTGGCTGGCAGAATGAACCGCTTGAAGAAGCCATGCCTGTAGACAGTGCGCTGCGATCACGCAAGATACAAGCCAAAGGTGGTTTGGCGCTCATCATGCATGCCAGCGAAATGAACGAAGGGAATTTCTGGCAGAAGGAAATTGCCAAGCTGGCTATCAGCAAGCTCAGCCCGATAGATGAAGTGGGCATACTCTACTACACCTACGGCCTGGCTGGTGGAGGGAATAATGGTCACATCTGGCATGTGCCTCTGCAGGAAGTGGGCGATGACAAGAATCGAGGCAACATTTTAAGCGCGCTGGGTAGTATGCAGCCTGGCGATATGCCCCAGTTCGACCCCAGCATGAAGATGGCGTATGACTCGCTCACCGAAGAGAAGCGGGGCATTGCCACCAAGCATGTCATTCTGATCAGCGATGGCGATCATGGGCTGCTCACCGATATGAAACTGTTGGACAAATATAATGCCGCCAAAGTGACCATGACCACGATCGGTATCACCACGCATGGCCCGGCGGCGCAGGCTGCATTGGCAAAACTCAGTGCTGCTACCAAGGGCAGGCATTATGCAGTGGATGATCCACGCAAACTGCCGAGCATTTATGTCAAGGAAACCCGAATTCTCAACCAGAGTTACCTGTATGAAAAAGGGTTTGTACCGCGACTGACTTCCGAACTGGGCGATCCTTTCCGCGAGTGGGCCAAGTCGTTCCCCACGCTGTTCGGCTTCGTTCGTACTTCGCGGAAAGATTCCAACCTGGTGCAGGTGCTGATGCAGGCACCCTTGGCAGGTGAAGAAGAGAATCCCATTTACGCACAATGGCAATATGGACTGGGGCGTTCCGTAGCGTTTACCAGCGATGCCATGGGTTCCAATAACTCCTGGGCCCGCGATTGGGTGCAGAATCAGCAAACACTCTTCGGTGATTTCTGGACGCGAGTGGTCGATTGGTCGATGCGAAACCTCGATGACTCCGGCATTTCGCTGCAATCCCGTTACGAGAACGGGAAAATGCGGGTGACCGTGATTGATAATCGCGATCGCGAAGCCCGTGCCGCCAAGCCACTGGGCACCATTAAGGCGACGATTGGTTCCAGTGGGAATTCCGAGGCTCGAGAAATCACTTTGGAGCCGGTTTCAGCGGGTGTCTACGAGGGAAGCGTGGAAACCACCCAGGCAGGCAACTATTCGGTTGCGGCCAGCATGGTACAACCTGATAAAGAAGGCCCGGGTGGTATGCGTTCTGTCATCGTCGGTCGTGGAGCGCTGGCGGTACCCTACTCTCCTGAGTTTGCCACGGTGGAAGATAACGCAGGGTTACTGGAAAGACTGGCCAGCATTACGGGTGGTCGCGTTCTGGATGAAAACACCTTCAGCCAGGCGAATCTGTTTCTGCACGAAGGTTCCATGGCCCGCAGATTGCAGCCGATCTGGCATTGGCTGCTGTTCGCGACGGCATGCATGCTAGTGCTCGATGCAGCCATGCGTCGCATTGCCATTGATCCAGCACTGGTTGCCCAGCGAACCAAGAAGATGATGCAGGAAATGCGAGGTCCGAAGGAACTGGCCGAGACTTCACAGGAATACCTGGGTCGACTGAAAAAAGGAAAAGCGGCGGCTGGTGTTGCAGTATCGGAACCGGTTATCGTGAAGGAGACTGCTGCCAGAAAGTTTGAAGCATCTACCGATTTCAAACCCACTGAAGAGACTACCAAGCCTTCGGCTGCTTCAGCACCCAAGCCCTCTGCTTCTCCAACTGCAGCTGAAGACGATTTTGCAGCAAGGCTAATGAAAGCTAAGCAGAAAGCGCGAAAAGAAATGGATGAGCAAAAGGAGGGGTAG
- the selB gene encoding selenocysteine-specific translation elongation factor encodes MHDLILGTAGHIDHGKTSLVRALTGIDCDRLPEEKARGITIDIGFAHLKLGDYRLGIVDVPGHERFIRNMLAGATGIDLALLVVSAKESIKPQTVEHLEILKLLGIRHGVIAITMADLVDDATRELVELEIRELVQNTFLAEAPINATSAVTGLGISELKQALEQAARKVSTPQQQPWFRLAIDRAFTVQGHGTVVTGTVTSGSLKLGDEVAWLPGGDLVRVRSLQNHDESVECISRGMRAALNLAGVKLEEVSRGQELATPGYLVPSTVLTVRIYNLPALNKAIKHKAQVRLHLGTTEVLGSVSLLDCDQLMPGSWGLAQLYLEEPVLTVYGQAFVIRSPSATTTLGGGQVLQPTPEKIRRRHFELLERIEKLWSSQTPFERAMEVIWFLGRRGVTIADLVRGAGLDPQQAESVLQEAIKNGRVKTLINKEGKPVQIHADMIQDIQDRVIHVLRSLHEAHPLMSTHDRQQVVSALNFIGEDAFIQSAIDHLLQQKILLGDTNRIAWAEHKPKLSVNQRKLKDKMIESFKTAGFQPPEISSFAAQAGGNAAVLKDITDVCMAEGLLVQIAEGIYLHRDHEQSMREKVRQHLQGGTGLTVAGIRDILATTRKFAVPLCEYLDRVGITRRDGDLRYSA; translated from the coding sequence ATGCACGACCTCATCCTCGGTACCGCTGGCCACATTGATCATGGTAAGACCTCGCTGGTGCGTGCCCTGACAGGCATCGATTGTGATCGTCTGCCTGAAGAGAAGGCCCGTGGCATCACCATCGATATCGGCTTTGCGCATCTGAAGTTGGGTGATTATCGGCTCGGCATTGTCGATGTACCAGGCCATGAGCGGTTCATCAGGAACATGCTGGCTGGCGCAACGGGTATCGATCTTGCGCTGCTAGTGGTTTCTGCCAAAGAATCGATCAAGCCCCAGACTGTTGAACATCTGGAAATTCTGAAGCTTCTCGGCATTCGCCACGGAGTCATCGCTATCACCATGGCAGATCTGGTGGATGATGCAACGCGCGAACTGGTGGAACTCGAAATCAGAGAACTGGTTCAGAATACGTTCCTGGCAGAAGCACCCATTAATGCCACGTCAGCGGTCACCGGTTTGGGCATCTCGGAACTGAAACAGGCACTGGAGCAAGCAGCCCGCAAGGTGAGCACCCCTCAGCAGCAACCCTGGTTTCGCCTGGCCATTGATCGTGCATTTACCGTTCAGGGGCATGGAACCGTGGTAACTGGTACGGTTACCTCTGGTTCACTCAAACTCGGCGATGAAGTAGCCTGGCTGCCGGGTGGCGATCTGGTGCGAGTACGAAGTCTGCAGAACCATGATGAATCGGTTGAATGCATCAGCCGGGGCATGCGAGCAGCCCTGAACCTGGCAGGCGTCAAACTGGAAGAAGTCAGCCGGGGACAGGAACTGGCTACGCCGGGATATCTTGTTCCTTCCACGGTCTTAACCGTCCGAATCTACAATCTTCCTGCATTGAACAAGGCTATCAAGCACAAGGCACAGGTCAGGCTACATCTGGGCACCACTGAAGTGCTGGGAAGCGTTTCCCTGCTCGATTGTGATCAATTGATGCCGGGTAGTTGGGGGCTGGCACAACTTTACCTGGAAGAGCCGGTGCTGACTGTGTATGGCCAGGCCTTTGTCATTCGAAGCCCGTCAGCCACCACAACCCTGGGTGGCGGGCAGGTGTTGCAGCCAACTCCAGAGAAAATACGGCGACGTCATTTCGAATTGCTGGAACGCATCGAGAAACTCTGGTCGAGCCAGACGCCATTTGAGCGAGCTATGGAAGTGATCTGGTTTCTAGGACGACGAGGCGTGACCATTGCCGACCTCGTGCGCGGAGCCGGACTTGATCCACAACAGGCTGAATCCGTGCTGCAGGAAGCTATTAAGAACGGCCGTGTTAAAACACTAATCAATAAGGAAGGCAAACCTGTTCAAATTCATGCCGACATGATCCAGGACATTCAGGATCGTGTGATCCATGTACTGCGCTCGCTGCATGAAGCTCACCCCCTCATGTCTACCCACGATCGACAACAGGTGGTCTCTGCATTGAATTTCATTGGCGAAGATGCCTTCATTCAATCAGCCATTGATCATCTGCTTCAACAGAAAATTCTCCTGGGTGATACGAACCGCATTGCCTGGGCCGAGCACAAGCCCAAGTTGTCGGTGAATCAGCGTAAGCTGAAAGACAAGATGATTGAATCTTTCAAAACGGCCGGTTTCCAGCCACCGGAAATCAGCAGTTTTGCAGCGCAGGCGGGTGGCAATGCTGCAGTGCTGAAAGACATTACCGATGTCTGCATGGCCGAAGGTCTGCTGGTTCAAATCGCTGAAGGCATTTACCTGCACCGAGACCATGAACAATCTATGCGGGAAAAAGTGCGACAGCACCTGCAGGGCGGAACGGGCCTGACGGTCGCTGGCATACGTGACATACTCGCCACGACCCGCAAGTTTGCCGTGCCGCTTTGCGAGTATCTCGATCGCGTGGGTATCACTCGGCGTGATGGCGATTTACGATATTCTGCTTAG